The following proteins are encoded in a genomic region of Mycolicibacterium confluentis:
- a CDS encoding VWA domain-containing protein: MTLPLLGPMSLTGFEHPWFFLFFFVVLGLVALYVVVQLAREKRVLRFANMELLETVAPKRPTRWRHLPAMLMVASMVLFTIAMAGPTNDVRIPRNRAVVMLVIDVSQSMRATDVAPSRLAAAQEAAKQFADQLTPGINLGLIAYAGTATVLVSPTTNRESTKSAIDKLQLADRTATGEAIFTSLQSIATVGAVIGGGDEPPPARIVLMSDGKETVPSNPDNPKGAFNAARTAKDQGVPISTVSFGTPYGYVEINDQRQPVPVDDEMLKKIADLSGGNAYTASSLEQLKEVFTSLQEQIGYETIKGDASVGWLRLGALILAAAALASLLINRRLPG; the protein is encoded by the coding sequence ATGACCCTGCCGCTGCTCGGGCCGATGTCGTTGACCGGGTTCGAACACCCCTGGTTCTTCCTGTTCTTCTTCGTGGTGCTCGGACTGGTCGCGCTCTACGTCGTGGTGCAGTTGGCCCGCGAGAAGCGCGTGCTGCGGTTCGCCAACATGGAACTGCTGGAGACGGTCGCGCCCAAACGGCCGACCCGGTGGCGGCACCTGCCGGCGATGCTGATGGTCGCCTCGATGGTGCTGTTCACCATCGCCATGGCCGGCCCCACCAACGATGTGCGCATTCCCCGCAACCGCGCCGTGGTCATGCTCGTGATCGACGTGTCGCAGTCGATGCGTGCGACCGACGTCGCACCCAGCCGACTCGCGGCGGCGCAGGAGGCGGCCAAGCAGTTTGCCGACCAGCTGACGCCCGGCATCAACCTGGGCCTGATCGCCTACGCGGGAACGGCCACCGTCCTGGTGTCGCCGACCACCAACCGCGAATCCACCAAGTCCGCGATCGACAAGCTCCAGTTGGCCGACCGCACCGCCACGGGTGAGGCGATCTTCACGTCGCTGCAGTCCATCGCCACCGTCGGCGCGGTGATCGGTGGCGGTGACGAACCACCGCCAGCCCGCATCGTGCTGATGTCGGACGGTAAGGAGACGGTGCCGTCCAACCCGGACAACCCCAAGGGCGCGTTCAACGCGGCGCGCACGGCCAAGGACCAGGGTGTGCCCATCTCGACGGTGTCGTTCGGCACGCCGTACGGCTACGTCGAGATCAACGATCAGCGCCAGCCCGTGCCGGTCGATGACGAGATGCTCAAGAAGATCGCCGACCTGTCGGGCGGCAACGCCTACACCGCATCGAGCCTCGAGCAGCTCAAAGAGGTGTTCACCTCGCTGCAGGAGCAGATCGGCTACGAGACCATCAAGGGCGACGCCAGTGTGGGGTGGCTGCGACTGGGGGCCCTGATCCTGGCGGCGGCCGCACTCGCCTCGCTGCTGATCAACCGCCGCCTGCCCGGCTGA
- a CDS encoding TVP38/TMEM64 family protein yields MPAAVRSTIRQIPRRRIMLTAIVIVILIAVALLVPVPTAVQLRDWAQSLGPWFPLAFLALHSVVTVLPFPRTAFTLAAGLLFGAGLGIALAVVASAISALIALIAVRAFGWQISSLVSHPSIDSIDAHLRRRGWLAVMSLRLIPAVPFSVINYAAGASAVRVLPYLGATIVGLAPGTAAVVILGDALTGRINPTLVLVSVCTACVGVAGLIVEIRNHRRTHAPARAESGPLTVSVENSARNDEAATSPGL; encoded by the coding sequence ATGCCCGCAGCCGTCCGTTCGACGATCCGTCAGATCCCCCGGCGACGCATCATGCTCACCGCGATCGTCATTGTGATTCTCATCGCAGTCGCCCTGCTCGTTCCGGTGCCGACTGCGGTCCAGCTTCGCGACTGGGCCCAATCCCTGGGCCCGTGGTTTCCGCTGGCGTTCCTCGCCCTGCACAGCGTGGTGACGGTGCTGCCGTTCCCCCGAACCGCGTTCACCCTCGCGGCCGGCCTGCTGTTCGGGGCAGGGCTGGGAATCGCGCTCGCGGTCGTCGCGAGCGCGATCAGCGCCCTGATCGCGCTGATCGCGGTACGGGCCTTCGGCTGGCAGATCTCGAGTCTGGTGAGCCACCCGTCGATCGACAGCATCGACGCGCACCTTCGTCGCCGAGGGTGGCTGGCCGTGATGTCGCTGCGGCTCATCCCCGCGGTGCCGTTCTCGGTGATCAACTACGCCGCGGGCGCCTCAGCGGTTCGGGTGCTCCCCTACCTCGGAGCGACGATCGTGGGTCTGGCGCCGGGAACCGCGGCGGTGGTGATCCTCGGCGACGCCCTGACCGGACGGATCAATCCCACGCTGGTGCTGGTGTCGGTGTGCACGGCGTGCGTCGGGGTGGCCGGCCTGATCGTCGAGATCCGCAACCACCGGCGCACTCACGCGCCTGCACGCGCGGAGTCGGGCCCCTTGACCGTCAGCGTCGAGAACAGCGCCAGAAACGACGAGGCCGCGACCAGTCCCGGGCTGTAG
- a CDS encoding DUF58 domain-containing protein codes for MSERNPIHPPSFGRGEIGDPQLSAALRTLELTVKRKLDGVLHGDHLGLIPGPGSEPGESRLYQPGDDVRRMDWSVTARTTHPHVRQMIADRELETWLVVDMSASLDFGTTGCEKRDLAVAAAAAITYLNSGGGNRLGAVIANGDKVVRVPALSGRMHEQTLLRTIATMPRAPQGVRGDLAAAIDALRRPERRRGMAVIISDFLGPINWMRPLRAIAARHEVLGIEVLDPRDVELPAVGDVVLQDTESGVTREFTIDERLRDDFERAAAGHRQEVARTLRRCGAPLLTLRTDRDWIADIVRFVASRRRGALSGQQ; via the coding sequence GTGAGCGAGCGTAATCCCATCCATCCGCCGTCCTTCGGGCGCGGCGAGATCGGCGATCCGCAACTCTCGGCGGCGCTGCGCACCCTCGAGCTCACCGTCAAACGCAAGCTCGACGGTGTGCTGCACGGTGACCACCTCGGCCTGATCCCGGGTCCGGGATCGGAGCCGGGGGAGTCGCGGCTCTACCAGCCCGGTGATGACGTGCGCCGGATGGACTGGTCGGTGACCGCGCGAACCACGCATCCGCATGTGCGGCAGATGATCGCCGACCGGGAGCTCGAGACCTGGCTCGTGGTCGACATGTCGGCCAGCCTGGACTTCGGCACCACCGGGTGCGAGAAGCGCGATCTCGCGGTCGCCGCGGCCGCCGCCATCACCTACCTCAACAGCGGCGGCGGGAACCGGCTGGGTGCGGTGATCGCCAACGGCGACAAGGTGGTTCGGGTTCCCGCGCTGTCGGGTCGGATGCACGAGCAGACGCTGCTGCGCACGATCGCGACCATGCCGCGCGCACCGCAGGGTGTGCGCGGCGATCTGGCGGCGGCCATCGACGCGCTGCGCAGGCCCGAGCGCCGGCGCGGCATGGCAGTCATCATCAGTGACTTCCTGGGTCCCATCAACTGGATGCGTCCCCTGCGGGCGATCGCCGCACGGCACGAGGTGCTCGGCATCGAGGTGCTCGACCCGCGTGACGTCGAACTGCCCGCCGTCGGCGACGTCGTCCTCCAGGACACCGAGTCCGGCGTGACCCGCGAGTTCACGATCGACGAGCGCCTGCGCGATGACTTCGAACGCGCCGCGGCCGGGCACCGCCAAGAGGTCGCCCGCACGCTGCGTCGTTGTGGCGCACCGCTGTTGACGCTGCGCACGGACCGGGACTGGATCGCCGACATCGTGCGGTTCGTCGCGTCGCGGCGCCGCGGTGCCCTGTCCGGACAGCAGTGA
- the ripB gene encoding NlpC/P60 family peptidoglycan endopeptidase RipB, translating into MRDKLFRRLRPVMPALAAILLSFALLVGLTPATSGIAGAAPEDGQWDPTLPKLLSAGAPGDPLAIANASLAATAQATQATMDLGRKFLSSIGLGGQQPTGVAAGRVRGPQAIEYVIRRGGTQMGVPYSWGGGKPTGPSTGVDSGAGTVGFDCSGFTQFSYAGVGVLIPKYSGDQYNTGRKVPLSQAKRGDLLFWGPGGSQHVAMFLGGGRMLEASGSAGKVTVSPVRTSGLQPYVARIIES; encoded by the coding sequence ATGCGTGACAAGCTGTTTCGCCGCCTGCGTCCGGTGATGCCGGCGCTTGCGGCGATCCTGCTGTCCTTTGCACTCCTCGTCGGACTCACCCCGGCGACCTCGGGCATCGCGGGTGCGGCGCCCGAAGACGGTCAGTGGGACCCCACGCTGCCGAAGCTGCTCAGTGCCGGCGCTCCCGGCGATCCGCTCGCGATCGCCAACGCGTCGCTGGCCGCCACGGCGCAGGCCACGCAGGCGACCATGGACCTCGGTCGCAAGTTCCTGTCCAGCATCGGTCTGGGCGGGCAGCAGCCCACCGGTGTGGCCGCCGGGCGGGTGCGTGGGCCCCAGGCGATTGAGTATGTGATCCGTCGTGGCGGCACGCAGATGGGTGTGCCGTACTCGTGGGGCGGCGGCAAGCCGACCGGGCCGTCGACGGGCGTCGACTCCGGCGCAGGCACCGTCGGGTTCGACTGCTCGGGATTCACGCAGTTCTCCTACGCGGGCGTCGGGGTGCTGATCCCGAAGTACTCCGGGGACCAGTACAACACCGGGCGCAAGGTGCCCCTCTCGCAGGCCAAGCGCGGCGACCTGCTGTTCTGGGGCCCCGGCGGCAGCCAGCACGTCGCGATGTTCTTGGGCGGTGGCCGCATGCTCGAGGCCTCCGGCAGCGCGGGCAAGGTGACCGTCAGCCCCGTCCGGACCTCCGGCCTGCAGCCCTACGTGGCCCGCATCATCGAGTCCTGA
- a CDS encoding ferrochelatase, whose translation MDFDAILLLSFGGPEGPEQVRPFLENVTRGRNIPPERLDDVAEHYLHFGGVSPINGINRALIERLRTVTDLPIYFGNRNWEPYVEDAVAAMRDDGVRRAAVFVTSAWGGYSGCTQYVEDIARARRAVGDGAPELVKLRQYFDHPLLVEMFADAIAAARQTLPEHLRDAARLVFTAHSIPIAADDARGPRLYSRQVRCATELVAAAAGYTDYDQVWQSRSGPPHIPWLEPDIGDHVAALAEQGAKALIVCPIGFVADHIEVVWDLDSEVAEQARELGVALARATTPNDDVRYARLAVDLIDELRTGAPPLRVPHADSVAGCGISVNGQACEPPHCVAVGGAARPARPSAESR comes from the coding sequence ATGGACTTCGACGCGATTCTCCTGCTGTCCTTCGGCGGACCCGAGGGACCCGAACAGGTCCGCCCGTTCCTGGAGAACGTGACGCGGGGTCGCAACATCCCGCCGGAGCGCCTTGACGACGTCGCCGAGCACTACCTGCACTTCGGCGGCGTGTCACCCATCAACGGCATCAACCGTGCGCTGATCGAACGCCTGCGTACCGTGACCGATCTGCCGATCTACTTCGGCAACCGGAACTGGGAGCCCTACGTCGAGGACGCCGTCGCCGCGATGCGCGACGACGGCGTCAGGCGGGCCGCGGTGTTCGTGACCTCGGCCTGGGGCGGGTACTCCGGATGCACGCAGTACGTCGAGGACATCGCCCGCGCGCGCCGCGCTGTCGGCGACGGTGCGCCCGAACTGGTCAAACTGCGACAGTATTTCGACCACCCGCTGTTGGTCGAGATGTTCGCCGACGCGATCGCCGCTGCGCGCCAGACGCTTCCGGAGCACCTGCGGGATGCCGCGCGCCTGGTGTTCACGGCCCACTCGATCCCGATCGCGGCCGACGACGCGCGCGGTCCGCGGCTCTACAGCCGTCAGGTCCGCTGTGCCACGGAGTTGGTGGCCGCGGCGGCCGGATACACCGACTACGACCAGGTCTGGCAGTCCCGGTCGGGGCCGCCGCACATCCCGTGGCTCGAGCCCGACATCGGAGATCATGTTGCGGCCCTGGCAGAGCAGGGCGCCAAGGCGCTCATCGTCTGCCCGATCGGTTTCGTCGCCGACCACATCGAGGTGGTCTGGGACCTCGACAGTGAAGTCGCCGAGCAGGCGCGCGAACTCGGTGTCGCGCTGGCCCGGGCGACGACGCCCAACGACGACGTCCGCTACGCGCGGTTGGCCGTGGACCTCATCGACGAACTGCGCACCGGTGCACCGCCGCTCAGGGTGCCGCACGCCGATTCCGTTGCGGGCTGCGGGATCAGCGTCAACGGCCAGGCCTGCGAGCCGCCGCACTGCGTGGCGGTCGGCGGTGCCGCTAGGCCTGCCAGGCCGAGTGCAGAATCGCGGTGA
- a CDS encoding SPFH domain-containing protein: MDGAVAGLVMLAVLVILAIIIVAKSVALIPQAEAAVIERLGRYSRTVSGQLTLLVPFIDRIRARVDLRERVVSFPPQPVITEDNLTLHIDTVVYFQVTNPQAAVYAISNYIVGVEQLTTTTLRNVVGGMTLEQTLTSRDSINAQLRGVLDEATGKWGLRVARVELKAIDPPPSIQESMEKQMKADREKRAMILTAEGVRESSIKQAEGQKQSQILAAEGAKQAAILAAEAERQSRMLRAQGERAAQYLQAQGQAKAIEKTFAAIKAGRPTPELLAYQYLQTLPLMAKGEANKVWVVPSDFGSALQGFTKLLGAPGEDGVFRYTPSPVEPETAPVDDSDEVADWFDTKTDPVIAQAVAKAEADARETPEQTPGAALPGPGFPQPSSLPPAGVHRAQP; the protein is encoded by the coding sequence ATGGACGGTGCAGTCGCCGGTCTGGTGATGCTGGCGGTCTTGGTCATTCTGGCGATCATCATCGTGGCCAAATCCGTCGCGCTGATCCCGCAGGCCGAGGCCGCGGTGATCGAACGACTGGGCCGGTACAGCCGCACGGTCAGCGGCCAGTTGACTCTGTTGGTGCCGTTCATCGACCGAATCAGGGCCCGGGTGGACCTGCGCGAGCGCGTGGTGTCCTTCCCGCCGCAGCCCGTCATCACCGAGGACAACCTCACCCTGCACATCGACACCGTGGTCTATTTCCAGGTCACCAACCCGCAGGCCGCGGTGTACGCGATCAGCAACTACATCGTCGGTGTCGAGCAGCTGACCACTACGACACTGCGCAACGTCGTCGGCGGCATGACGCTCGAGCAGACCCTGACCTCGCGCGACTCGATCAACGCGCAACTCCGTGGCGTGCTCGACGAGGCCACCGGAAAGTGGGGCCTGCGGGTGGCCCGCGTCGAACTCAAGGCCATCGATCCGCCGCCGTCGATCCAGGAGTCGATGGAGAAGCAGATGAAGGCCGACCGCGAGAAGCGCGCCATGATCCTGACCGCGGAAGGTGTCCGCGAGTCGTCGATCAAGCAGGCCGAGGGGCAGAAGCAGTCCCAGATCCTTGCCGCCGAGGGCGCTAAACAGGCCGCGATCCTGGCGGCCGAGGCCGAGCGGCAGTCCCGCATGCTCCGTGCTCAGGGTGAACGCGCCGCGCAGTACCTGCAGGCCCAGGGGCAGGCCAAGGCCATCGAGAAGACGTTCGCCGCGATCAAGGCCGGCCGCCCCACTCCCGAACTGCTGGCCTATCAGTACCTGCAGACCCTGCCGTTGATGGCCAAGGGGGAGGCCAACAAGGTCTGGGTGGTGCCAAGCGACTTCGGTTCTGCGCTGCAGGGTTTCACGAAACTGCTGGGTGCACCGGGCGAGGACGGCGTGTTCCGCTACACGCCCTCGCCGGTGGAACCCGAGACTGCGCCGGTCGACGACTCCGACGAGGTCGCGGACTGGTTCGACACCAAGACCGATCCGGTGATCGCCCAGGCGGTGGCGAAGGCCGAGGCCGACGCCCGCGAGACCCCTGAACAGACTCCCGGCGCGGCGCTTCCGGGGCCGGGCTTCCCGCAGCCGTCGTCGCTGCCGCCCGCCGGTGTCCATCGGGCCCAGCCATGA
- the moxR1 gene encoding chaperone MoxR1, with protein sequence MTSPAGPPNYSSAPGAHAAAPSAGGPAVAPPSTNGLAAEVHTLERAIYEVKRIIVGQDQLVERILVGLLAKGHVLLEGVPGVAKTLAVETFAKVVGGTFARIQFTPDLVPTDIIGTRIYRQGREEFDIELGPVVVNFLLADEINRAPAKVQSALLEVMAERKISIGGKTYPLPKPFLVMATQNPIENEGVYPLPEAQRDRFLFKINVDYPTPEEEREIIYRMGVTPPEPKAILNPGDLLRLQELAANNFVHHALVDYVVRVITATRQPEQFGLNDVKSWVAFGASPRASLGVIAAARALALVRGRDYVIPQDVIEVIPDVLRHRLVLTYDALADDIAPETVINRILQTVALPQVNAVPQQGHSVPTGVGAGAANGR encoded by the coding sequence ATGACATCACCAGCTGGGCCGCCCAACTACTCGTCGGCGCCCGGCGCGCATGCGGCAGCACCTTCGGCGGGTGGTCCCGCGGTCGCTCCGCCGAGCACCAACGGACTGGCTGCCGAGGTGCACACCCTTGAGCGGGCCATCTACGAGGTCAAGCGGATCATCGTGGGGCAGGACCAACTGGTCGAGCGCATCCTGGTCGGACTGCTGGCCAAGGGGCACGTGCTCCTCGAGGGTGTGCCCGGCGTGGCCAAGACGCTGGCCGTCGAGACGTTCGCCAAGGTGGTCGGCGGCACGTTCGCCCGCATCCAGTTCACCCCCGACCTGGTGCCCACCGACATCATCGGCACCCGGATCTACCGGCAGGGCCGCGAGGAGTTCGACATCGAACTCGGGCCGGTTGTGGTCAACTTCCTGCTCGCCGACGAGATCAACCGCGCACCCGCAAAGGTGCAGTCCGCGCTGCTGGAGGTCATGGCCGAGCGCAAGATCTCGATCGGCGGCAAGACCTACCCGCTGCCCAAGCCCTTCCTGGTGATGGCGACCCAGAACCCGATCGAGAACGAGGGCGTCTACCCGCTGCCCGAGGCGCAGCGCGACCGCTTCCTGTTCAAGATCAACGTCGACTACCCGACGCCCGAGGAAGAGCGCGAGATCATCTACCGGATGGGTGTCACCCCGCCGGAGCCCAAGGCCATCCTGAACCCCGGCGATCTGCTGCGCCTGCAGGAACTGGCCGCCAACAACTTCGTCCATCACGCCCTCGTCGACTACGTCGTCCGCGTCATCACCGCGACCCGTCAGCCCGAGCAGTTCGGTCTGAACGACGTGAAGTCGTGGGTCGCGTTCGGCGCCTCGCCGCGCGCCTCACTCGGCGTGATCGCCGCGGCCCGCGCGCTGGCCCTGGTGCGCGGTCGCGACTACGTGATTCCGCAGGACGTCATCGAGGTCATCCCGGATGTGCTGCGGCACCGCCTGGTCCTGACCTACGATGCGCTGGCCGACGACATCGCGCCCGAGACGGTGATCAACCGCATCCTGCAGACCGTGGCCCTGCCCCAGGTGAATGCTGTTCCGCAGCAGGGTCATTCGGTGCCCACCGGGGTCGGCGCCGGGGCGGCCAACGGTCGGTGA
- a CDS encoding NfeD family protein — MPAALIWLIAALGLAGAEVLTGDLFLLMLGGGALAAAGTSALFGWPIWADGAVFLVVSVLLLVLVRPALRRRLQSGEPAETGIEALEGKSALVLDQITAHQGQVKLEGEIWTARPLNGGDVYKPGDQVTVMRIDGATAVVWKSD; from the coding sequence ATGCCCGCGGCCCTGATCTGGCTCATCGCAGCTCTCGGGTTGGCCGGTGCCGAAGTCCTCACCGGCGATCTCTTCCTGCTGATGCTCGGCGGCGGTGCGCTGGCCGCAGCAGGCACGAGTGCACTCTTCGGCTGGCCGATCTGGGCGGACGGCGCGGTGTTCCTCGTGGTCTCGGTGCTGCTGCTGGTACTGGTCCGGCCCGCCCTGCGGCGGCGCCTGCAGTCCGGGGAGCCGGCCGAGACTGGAATCGAGGCGCTCGAGGGCAAGTCAGCGCTCGTGCTCGATCAGATCACCGCACATCAAGGCCAGGTCAAGCTTGAGGGCGAGATCTGGACGGCGCGTCCGCTCAATGGCGGTGACGTCTACAAACCGGGTGACCAGGTCACGGTGATGCGCATCGACGGCGCCACCGCGGTGGTCTGGAAATCCGACTGA
- the fabG1 gene encoding 3-oxoacyl-ACP reductase FabG1 has translation MTDTQTTGAEAAPSAGKPAFVSRSVLVTGGNRGIGLAIAQRLAADGHKVAVTHRGSGAPEGLFGVVCDVTDNAAVDRAFKEVEEHQGPVEVLVSNAGISKDAFLMRMTEDRFEEVINANLTGAFRVAQRASRSMQRKRFGRIIFIGSVSGMWGIGNQANYAAAKAGLIGMARSISRELSKAGVTANVVAPGYIDTEMTRSLDERIQEGALEFIPAKRVGTAEEVAGAVSFLASEDASYIAGAVIPVDGGMGMGH, from the coding sequence ATGACCGACACCCAGACCACCGGGGCCGAGGCGGCTCCGAGCGCAGGCAAGCCGGCTTTCGTCTCCCGCTCTGTCCTGGTGACGGGCGGCAACCGGGGCATCGGCCTGGCCATCGCGCAGCGCCTGGCGGCCGACGGGCACAAGGTCGCCGTCACGCACCGCGGGTCCGGAGCCCCCGAGGGCCTGTTCGGCGTCGTGTGCGATGTGACCGACAATGCCGCGGTGGACCGGGCGTTCAAAGAGGTCGAGGAGCATCAGGGCCCGGTCGAAGTGCTGGTGTCCAACGCGGGCATCTCGAAGGACGCGTTCCTCATGCGGATGACCGAGGACAGGTTCGAAGAGGTCATCAACGCCAACCTGACCGGCGCGTTCCGGGTGGCCCAGCGTGCGTCGCGCAGCATGCAGCGCAAACGCTTCGGCCGGATCATCTTCATCGGCTCGGTGTCGGGCATGTGGGGCATCGGCAACCAGGCCAACTACGCAGCCGCCAAGGCCGGCCTGATCGGCATGGCACGCTCCATCTCCCGTGAGCTGTCGAAGGCCGGCGTCACCGCCAACGTGGTGGCCCCGGGCTACATCGACACCGAGATGACCCGCTCGCTCGACGAGCGCATCCAGGAGGGTGCGCTGGAGTTCATCCCGGCCAAGCGCGTCGGCACCGCCGAGGAGGTGGCCGGCGCCGTCAGCTTCCTGGCGTCGGAGGACGCCAGCTACATCGCAGGCGCGGTGATCCCCGTCGACGGCGGCATGGGCATGGGTCACTGA
- the inhA gene encoding NADH-dependent enoyl-ACP reductase InhA has translation MAGLLEGKRILVTGIITDSSIAFHIAKQAQEAGAELVLTGFDRMKLIQRIADRLPKPAPLLELDVQNNEHLDSLAGRITEVIGEGNKLDGVVHSIGFMPQTGMGVNPFFDAPYEDVAKGIHISAYSYASLAKATLPVMNSGGSIVGMDFDPTRAMPAYNWMTVAKSALESVNRFVAREAGPFGVRSNLVAAGPIRTLAMSAIVGGALGAEAGDQMRLLEEGWDQRAPVGWNMKDPTPVAKTVCALLSDWLPATTGTIIYADGGASTQLL, from the coding sequence ATGGCAGGTCTGCTCGAGGGCAAGCGCATCCTCGTCACCGGCATCATCACGGACTCGTCCATCGCGTTTCACATCGCCAAGCAGGCGCAGGAGGCCGGCGCCGAGTTGGTGCTGACCGGATTCGACCGGATGAAGCTGATCCAGCGCATCGCCGACCGGCTGCCCAAGCCCGCGCCGCTGCTGGAACTCGACGTGCAGAACAACGAGCACCTCGACTCGCTGGCCGGCCGCATCACCGAGGTGATCGGCGAGGGCAACAAGCTCGACGGTGTGGTGCACTCGATCGGCTTCATGCCCCAGACCGGCATGGGCGTCAACCCGTTCTTCGACGCCCCGTACGAGGACGTCGCCAAGGGCATCCACATCTCGGCGTACTCCTACGCCTCGCTGGCCAAGGCCACGCTGCCGGTCATGAACTCCGGCGGCAGCATCGTCGGCATGGACTTCGACCCGACCCGCGCGATGCCCGCCTACAACTGGATGACGGTGGCCAAGAGTGCGCTGGAGTCGGTGAACCGGTTCGTCGCTCGCGAGGCCGGCCCCTTCGGCGTCCGCTCGAACCTCGTGGCCGCAGGCCCCATCCGGACGCTCGCGATGAGCGCGATCGTCGGCGGCGCACTGGGCGCCGAGGCCGGTGACCAGATGCGCCTCCTCGAGGAGGGCTGGGACCAGCGCGCCCCCGTCGGCTGGAACATGAAGGACCCGACCCCGGTCGCCAAGACCGTGTGCGCCCTGCTGTCGGACTGGCTGCCCGCCACCACCGGCACCATCATCTACGCCGACGGCGGCGCCAGCACCCAGCTGCTCTAG
- a CDS encoding DoxX family protein — protein MSGLTSTRTYTALAAVQAADAVACAIPLAVITKSFDDVGLPQKYRPIVPVVKAASAIGLLSAGRFPALARLTTFMLTIYFILAVGSHLRAKDYSPGLVAASSFLALFSTLTVKGPDSARAGA, from the coding sequence ATGAGCGGGCTGACGTCGACGAGGACGTACACCGCGCTGGCGGCGGTTCAGGCCGCCGACGCCGTCGCGTGCGCCATCCCGCTGGCGGTCATCACCAAGTCCTTCGATGATGTCGGGTTGCCGCAGAAGTACCGGCCGATCGTCCCGGTGGTGAAGGCGGCCTCCGCGATCGGCCTGCTCTCCGCGGGTCGGTTCCCGGCGTTGGCGCGGCTGACGACGTTCATGCTGACCATCTACTTCATATTGGCGGTCGGCTCACACCTGCGCGCCAAGGACTACAGCCCGGGACTGGTCGCGGCCTCGTCGTTTCTGGCGCTGTTCTCGACGCTGACGGTCAAGGGGCCCGACTCCGCGCGTGCAGGCGCGTGA